A single genomic interval of Zingiber officinale cultivar Zhangliang chromosome 4A, Zo_v1.1, whole genome shotgun sequence harbors:
- the LOC121972069 gene encoding uncharacterized protein LOC121972069, with translation MDSSRLLKKPKLEEEAIELNGETLAAKRDDVNGNSGDESRGVGGNDGDSLKEQEEALVALIEHRTKECQIIKKKIDHYQSQLVEAEKRLGDSQAKLSRIRLRVKAPSPASAISVKEEDRLIQSSPRNNILDGIRNRPVPAQQPLRPQLIIPPHNPKPTASIAADSRGGRSGKTELKTPAAAGSRTNPSSSAQSNGGSPVRSQEKTTKRKFEQKDHKDLIPIIRSSSSPCTIRFQAGTIISSHHKRKLRCLEVCPVNDHLFITSALDGIVNLWQLQGKGSSASLLSTVDCLSPKQRRWPEDMAWHPNGDSIFAAYTADGADSQISILNLNASRERKVTFLDQKPHRKGIINSITFMPWADTCFITGGSDHAVILWQEVDSSWKHKTVHAHMHSSAVTGVAGLYQKKTILSVGADKRIIAFDLSTGRSEFRNQIESKCMSVLPNPSDLNLYMVQSGEPGKQLTLFDMRLRQTELHTFGWKQETSESQSALINQAWSPDGLYLSSGSADPVIHIFDIRYNASRPSQSVKAHQKRVFKAVWHQSLPLLTSISSDLNIGLHRTY, from the exons ATGGATTCCTCGCGCTTGCTCAAGAAGCCGAAGCTGGAAGAAGAGGCGATCGAGCTCAATGGAGAGACTCTTGCAGCGAAGCGAGATGATGTTAATGGTAATAGTGGCGACGAGTCGAGAGGAGTCGGCGGCAACGATGGTGATTCGTTGAAGGAGCAGGAGGAAGCTTTAGTTGCCCTGATCGAGCACCGTACCAAAGAATGCCAAATTATTAAGAAGAAGATCGACCATTACCAGTCCCAG CTCGTGGAGGCAGAGAAGCGATTGGGCGACTCCCAGGCCAAGTTGTCACGTATTCGCCTTAGGGTTAAAGCTCCTTCCCCTGCCTCGGCCATCTCAGTTAAAGAGGAAGATAGACTGATACAGTCGAGCCCGAGAAACAACATCCTGGATGGTATTCGGAACCGTCCCGTGCCTGCGCAGCAGCCGCTGCGGCCTCAGCTTATAATCCCTCCTCATAACCCCAAACCTACAGCTTCCATAGCTGCAGATTCCAGAGGCGGACGGAGTGGGAAGACGGAATTGAAGACACCCGCTGCTGCTGGTAGCCGGACGAATCCCTCGTCTTCTGCTCAGTCAAACGGTGGCTCACCTGTGAGATCTCAAGAAAAGACCACGAAGAGGAAATTTG AGCAGAAAGATCACAAGGATTTGATCCCAATCATacgatcttcttcttctccttgcacaATTAGATTCCAAGCTGGCACCATCATTTCCAGTCATCATAAGAGGAAACTGAGATGCCTTGAGGTGTGCCCTGTGAATGATCACCTCTTTATCACCAG TGCATTGGATGGAATTGTAAATTTATGGCAGTTGCAAGGAAAAGG ATCCAGTGCCTCATTGCTAAGCACTGTGGATTGTTTATCACCAAAGCAACGGAGATGGCCTGAAGATATGGCATGGCATCCCAATGGAGATAGTATCTTTGCTGCCTACACTGCTGATGGTGCTGACTCACAGATCTCAATTTTAAACTTGAATGCATCACGAGAA AGAAAAGTTACCTTCTTGGATCAAAAACCTCATCGCAAAGGCATCATAAATAGCATAACATTTATGCCATGGGCTGATACGTGTTTCATAACTGGTGGGAGTGACCATGCTGTGATACTTTGGCAAGAAGTAGATAGTTCATGGAAACACAAGACAGTGCATGCACACATGCATTCTTCTGCTGTCACAGGAGTTGCTGGATTATACCAGAAGAAGACTATACTATCTGTTGGTGCTGACAAAAGGATCATTGCTTTCGATCTGTCAACAGGAAGGTCTGAGTTCAGAAATCAAATAGAAAGCAAATGTATGAGTGTGCTTCCAAACCCATCAGACTTAAATTTGTACATGGTGCAGTCAGG GGAACCTGGGAAACAACTTACTTTGTTTGATATGCGATTGAGGCAGACAGAACTTCATACATTTGGGTGGAAGCAGGAAACCAGTGAATCCCAATCTGCTCTGATCAACCAGGCATGGTCTCCTGATGGTCTCTATCTATCCTCTGGTTCCGCAGATCCTGTAATACACATCTTCGATATCAGATACAATGCAAGCAGACCTTCCCAGTCAGTCAAAGCACATCAAAAGCGAGTTTTCAAAGCCGTGTGGCACCAATCTCTTCCCCTTCTCACATCCATATCATCTGATCTCAATATCGGATTGCACAGGACATATTAA